A single genomic interval of Pseudarthrobacter chlorophenolicus A6 harbors:
- a CDS encoding Na+/H+ antiporter, giving the protein MHELALIIGLLLATVVAVGLGDKLHLPYPVLMVLIALGAGFIPGVPELHLGPELILPLFLPPLLFATAKKTSWSVFRIRWRSVVLLAIGLVVATVAVVAGAAWLLIPGIGLPAAIALGAMVAPPDPVAVESVAGRVHMPRRLLTVLQSEGLFNDAAAIVIFQTAVAAAVAGHDVDGWLAVKFLAGSAIAVALGLAMAWASKKLIGFIGSSTARSAVTLVVPFAVYILAEEFHASGVIAVVVTALEMKRRARPHDAAERITGNAFWEVTELLATGLAFGLIGLATRHVIEGTGAQTLPMLGNAAIICVTVVVIRALWLALLVPGNRRRDDGLPPNGPKDVLLLTWCGMRGLATLALALALPEHTADGSPFPARDQIVLTAVAVLFTTLVIPGSTLPWLMRKLKMRESPAAEHEAEMVLAQRAEDAALIALHDAPFLHDLPHQRQEAIERGIKRLSEDLVVDAAPSAPADARSRHDAEVAIRTIALDAARQEIVDARNEPGVDPEIADRVLRRLDLRTVILQEVGERRELLETPHT; this is encoded by the coding sequence ATGCACGAGCTGGCCCTGATCATCGGGCTGCTGCTGGCCACTGTGGTCGCCGTTGGCCTCGGCGACAAACTGCACCTGCCATACCCGGTCCTCATGGTCCTCATCGCCCTCGGCGCCGGGTTCATCCCCGGCGTCCCGGAGCTTCACCTCGGGCCGGAGCTCATCCTCCCGCTTTTCCTGCCTCCGCTGCTGTTCGCGACTGCGAAGAAAACCTCATGGTCCGTGTTCCGCATTCGGTGGCGAAGCGTGGTCCTCCTCGCCATCGGGCTCGTGGTAGCCACAGTCGCCGTCGTGGCAGGAGCAGCCTGGCTGCTGATCCCAGGAATTGGCCTGCCCGCAGCCATCGCCCTCGGCGCCATGGTGGCGCCTCCTGACCCGGTCGCCGTCGAGTCCGTCGCCGGACGGGTCCACATGCCGCGCCGACTCCTGACGGTGCTGCAAAGCGAAGGCCTGTTCAATGACGCTGCGGCCATTGTCATCTTCCAGACTGCAGTGGCGGCCGCCGTCGCCGGGCACGACGTCGACGGGTGGCTGGCGGTGAAGTTCCTGGCCGGTTCGGCCATCGCCGTGGCACTGGGGCTCGCCATGGCATGGGCGTCCAAGAAACTGATCGGCTTCATCGGCTCCTCCACGGCGCGCAGCGCGGTCACCCTCGTGGTCCCCTTCGCCGTCTACATCCTCGCCGAAGAATTCCACGCCTCCGGGGTTATCGCCGTCGTCGTCACCGCACTGGAGATGAAGCGCCGGGCCCGGCCGCACGACGCCGCCGAGCGGATCACCGGAAATGCGTTTTGGGAGGTCACCGAGCTCCTGGCCACCGGCCTCGCCTTCGGCCTCATTGGCCTGGCCACCCGTCACGTCATTGAAGGAACCGGCGCCCAAACCCTCCCGATGCTCGGAAACGCAGCGATCATCTGCGTCACGGTCGTGGTCATCAGGGCACTATGGCTCGCCTTGCTCGTCCCCGGCAACCGCCGTCGCGACGACGGACTGCCGCCGAACGGTCCCAAGGATGTTCTGCTCCTGACATGGTGCGGCATGCGCGGCCTGGCAACTCTGGCCTTGGCGCTTGCCTTGCCGGAACACACCGCTGACGGCTCGCCCTTTCCGGCGCGGGACCAGATCGTGCTAACCGCCGTGGCGGTACTGTTCACGACCCTGGTCATCCCCGGCTCGACCCTGCCGTGGCTGATGAGGAAGCTGAAGATGCGTGAGTCGCCGGCAGCCGAGCACGAGGCCGAGATGGTACTGGCCCAGCGGGCCGAGGACGCTGCCCTGATTGCCCTGCACGACGCGCCGTTCCTGCACGACCTGCCTCACCAGCGCCAGGAAGCGATCGAGCGCGGCATCAAGCGTCTGAGCGAAGACCTGGTCGTTGACGCTGCTCCGTCTGCGCCGGCTGATGCCAGGAGCCGGCATGATGCCGAAGTCGCGATCCGAACGATCGCCCTGGATGCGGCACGGCAGGAGATCGTGGATGCGCGGAACGAACCTGGAGTGGATCCTGAAATCGCCGACAGGGTGCTGCGTCGGCTGGACCTGCGCACAGTCATCCTGCAGGAGGTAGGGGAGCGGAGAGAGCTTCTTGAAACGCCGCACACATGA